In Spirosoma aureum, a single genomic region encodes these proteins:
- a CDS encoding response regulator transcription factor codes for MKIPITVAIVDGNEPIRQSLAILVDGAEGFRVQATFEDAESALAYLPPHCVDVVLMDIDLPGMNGIDCVRQLKDLCPTTRVMMCSMYDEDETVFDALKAGANSYILKRSPLHKLLDAIIELHEGGAPMSSTIARKTADSFSLYTTTPNTPDVLTPREREILDRLSKGYSHKEVANALFISSPMVRKHIFTIYQKLQLHSQAATVNRHWGRK; via the coding sequence ATGAAAATACCCATTACTGTGGCTATCGTAGATGGCAATGAGCCGATACGACAGTCATTAGCTATTTTGGTCGATGGGGCGGAAGGCTTTAGGGTTCAGGCTACATTCGAGGATGCGGAGTCGGCACTCGCTTATTTACCGCCCCATTGTGTCGACGTTGTCCTGATGGATATTGACCTGCCGGGCATGAACGGTATCGACTGCGTCCGGCAGCTGAAAGACCTGTGCCCTACTACCAGGGTTATGATGTGTAGCATGTACGACGAGGACGAAACCGTTTTTGACGCGCTTAAAGCGGGTGCAAACTCATATATTCTCAAACGGAGCCCGCTTCACAAACTTCTCGACGCCATCATTGAACTGCACGAAGGCGGGGCACCCATGAGCAGTACCATTGCCCGCAAAACCGCCGATTCGTTTTCCCTTTACACGACTACACCCAACACACCGGACGTACTGACGCCCCGTGAGCGCGAAATCCTGGATCGACTATCGAAAGGCTACAGCCATAAAGAAGTAGCTAATGCCCTTTTCATTAGCTCACCGATGGTGCGCAAACACATTTTCACGATCTACCAGAAGCTTCAGTTACACTCTCAGGCAGCTACCGTCAACAGACATTGGGGCCGAAAATAA
- a CDS encoding ATP-binding protein, producing the protein MLVKCLLIVSLFLTLNHVLSFGQSVPNPSDTSYIMALLKKAEAIELQQPMVALRDYQKASAFANKIGYTKGYFESIRLIAYLLDLLGRHDESYKLAGDALKKALRDTSEQYRSTCYFALAQSAKSQGRNKEAIKFFEKAAPFMLAHKNRRKASVLYQNLGLIYESERLYPQALDYFGRALKYDLIAKSSALDLALDYHSMATVYMKQNQLNMALGYFRKSKALLDPTSDMHFLISLYGNMANLHKEQAHFDSSLYYYQRALQMNRKLDNPLQELHLLAGKAETYNEMKQFSLARPLLDKAYGLAKQHKVGLSEFRNIYREYANTSMGLGDYKGAIPWYDKYMQTKDSLSSIEAKELLESYELKLRQAEAKQKIAEKQRRIDQLEQARQRQNLWLLIAALAGIVVVIVLGFAYLYFRQRQRTAANALLAAERAHALAVAQSELQGQQKERLRISKEMHDDLGASLTAIGLLSEVVKTRMGPNTTPEIEKISSISSDMVTSMNEIIWSLNTKNDNLNGLIAYIRSYASEFFDNTNLLLRAQVNESPQEVIIRGGDRRNIFLTVKEALNNVVKHAQATQVSLLIRPEANQLVIEVVDNGLGFVQNERTRFRNGLGNMQNRMSESGGSFAIESSPEGTCVKIMYPY; encoded by the coding sequence ATGTTGGTCAAATGTCTTCTGATCGTAAGCCTTTTCCTGACTCTAAATCATGTACTTAGTTTCGGTCAGTCGGTTCCCAATCCTTCTGATACCAGCTACATCATGGCCCTGTTAAAAAAAGCAGAAGCGATTGAGTTACAGCAACCTATGGTGGCCCTTCGCGATTACCAGAAGGCTTCTGCATTTGCGAATAAGATCGGGTACACAAAGGGGTATTTTGAAAGTATTCGATTGATAGCCTACCTGCTCGACTTACTGGGACGCCATGATGAATCCTACAAACTGGCCGGGGATGCGCTAAAAAAAGCGTTACGGGATACGTCTGAGCAGTATCGTAGTACATGCTATTTTGCCTTGGCCCAGTCGGCTAAATCCCAGGGCAGAAACAAAGAAGCGATTAAGTTCTTCGAAAAGGCGGCTCCTTTCATGCTGGCCCATAAGAACCGCCGGAAAGCATCGGTTCTTTATCAAAATCTAGGGCTTATTTACGAAAGTGAGAGGCTCTATCCACAGGCGCTGGACTATTTCGGCCGCGCACTCAAGTACGATTTAATAGCAAAAAGTAGCGCTCTGGACCTGGCTTTGGATTATCATAGCATGGCAACCGTTTACATGAAACAAAACCAGCTGAATATGGCTTTGGGCTATTTTCGGAAATCGAAGGCGTTGCTCGATCCAACAAGTGACATGCATTTTTTGATAAGCCTGTACGGAAACATGGCGAATCTGCACAAAGAACAAGCCCACTTCGATTCATCACTTTACTACTATCAGCGGGCGCTGCAGATGAATCGTAAGTTGGACAACCCTCTTCAGGAGCTGCATTTACTAGCCGGAAAAGCAGAGACCTACAACGAAATGAAGCAGTTTAGTCTCGCAAGGCCCTTGCTCGACAAAGCGTATGGATTGGCAAAGCAACATAAGGTGGGACTATCTGAATTTCGAAATATTTACCGCGAATATGCCAATACCAGTATGGGCTTGGGTGACTATAAAGGCGCAATTCCCTGGTATGATAAGTACATGCAAACAAAGGATTCGCTCTCATCGATTGAGGCTAAAGAGCTGCTGGAAAGCTATGAACTAAAACTTCGCCAGGCAGAAGCTAAACAGAAGATAGCGGAGAAACAGCGCCGGATCGACCAGTTAGAGCAGGCAAGGCAACGTCAGAACTTATGGCTATTAATTGCGGCTTTGGCCGGGATCGTGGTCGTAATTGTTCTGGGATTTGCCTATCTATACTTTCGTCAGCGTCAGCGCACGGCCGCGAATGCCCTGCTGGCGGCCGAACGCGCTCATGCCCTGGCCGTGGCGCAATCGGAATTGCAGGGCCAGCAGAAAGAACGGCTCCGGATATCTAAAGAAATGCATGATGATCTGGGCGCATCTCTAACGGCCATTGGGCTACTGAGTGAAGTGGTTAAAACCCGGATGGGTCCCAACACCACTCCCGAAATAGAGAAAATTTCGAGCATCTCATCCGATATGGTCACCTCCATGAATGAGATCATCTGGTCGTTAAACACCAAAAACGATAACCTCAATGGCTTGATTGCTTATATCCGGTCTTATGCCAGCGAGTTTTTCGACAACACGAATTTGTTGCTACGGGCACAGGTTAACGAATCCCCCCAGGAGGTTATCATACGGGGAGGAGATCGCCGAAATATATTTTTGACCGTTAAGGAAGCACTTAATAACGTGGTCAAACATGCTCAGGCGACTCAGGTTTCACTCCTTATTCGGCCAGAAGCCAATCAGTTAGTCATTGAGGTAGTTGACAATGGGCTGGGGTTTGTTCAGAACGAGCGTACACGATTCAGAAACGGGTTGGGGAATATGCAAAATCGAATGAGCGAGTCGGGAGGCAGTTTCGCGATTGAGTCTTCGCCGGAGGGTACGTGCGTAAAAATCATGTATCCATACTGA